A window of the Pogona vitticeps strain Pit_001003342236 chromosome 4, PviZW2.1, whole genome shotgun sequence genome harbors these coding sequences:
- the LOC140706468 gene encoding uncharacterized protein LOC140706468, translated as MPEGTRMGRKEQRASLSTPIEVNQQRPAKGQVPEGTRIETSRVLQSLRPFLPPAAPSEADLGHRMWLPRSPQALTAEIEKQKRRSEEEEVHRESVPPKHQKSPLGETQESPEGNATCQGPWIKKDRCPSFGEARGGDITTSEGRQLMEPVRKNERGKRVKGLFKSGGVKQESQHSLEERKMGSGRGKRGFQLPWRKKGLEETVVGEPSTQETPAGCHQPPDAGRVSGKEKKRGFIARFLCCSSAPEQQANEEAHPSHQERKMGSGRRKRGFQLPWRKKGSGRPMDGEPSTRETPRGTADGTGEETPSITCCLCCKSLEAQTSPAGRHIRAHSWCPFRSCWRRRRETPAGCHEAPDAGRAAGKEKKRGFIARFPCCSSASVQQANEEPQLSHQERRSPRRKGIFQMPWRRRRSDRTTRQTPTGTVYVTEEQTPSVICC; from the exons atgcctgagggaacaaggatggggagaaaagaacagagggCAAGCCTCTCCACCCCCATTGAG gtcaatcagcaaagaccagcaaaggggcaagtgCCTGAGGGAACAAGGATTGAGACAAGCCGGGTTCTTCAGTCCTTGAGACCCTTTCTGCCTCCCGCAGCTCCTTCCGAAGCGGATTTGGGACACAGAATGTGGCTTCCGAGGTCCCCACAGGCCCTGACTGCTGAGATTGAAAAACAGAAGAGGCGAAGTGAAGAGGAGGAAGTCCATCGGGAGAGTGTTCCTCCGAAGCATCAGAAATCTCCTCTGGGGGAAACACAGGAATCCCCGGAAGGAAATGCTACCTGCCAAGGTCCCTGGATCAAAAAGGATCGCTGCCCATCATTTGGGGAAGCTAGAGGGGGAGACATCACTACCTCTGAGGGACGCCAACTCATGGAGCCCGTGAGGAAAAACGAGAGAGGCAAGCGGGTCAAAGGCCTATTCAagagtggaggggtaaagcaggaaTCTCAGCATTCGCTTGAGGAGAGGAAGATGGGAAGTGGCAGAGGGAAACGGGGGTTTCAGCTgccctggaggaagaaagggtTGGAGGAAACCGTGGTCGGAGAGCCCTCCACACAGGAGACTCCAGCGGGATGCCATCAACCCCCGGACGCAGGGAGGGTgagcggaaaagaaaagaaaaggggattcaTCGCCCGCTTTCTGTGCTGCAGTTCTGCGCCTGAGCAGCAGGCGAACGAGGAAGCTCACCCTTCACATCAGGAGAGGaagatgggaagtggcagaaggaAACGGGGGTTTCAGCTgccctggaggaagaaagggtCTGGGAGACCCATGGATGGGGAGCCCTCCACAAGGGAGACTCCAAGAGGAACTGCGGATGGAACAGGAGAGGAAACCCCATCCATCACCTGCTGTCTCTGCTGCAAGTCCCTGGAAGCGCAAACATCTCCAGCAGGCCGGCACATCAGGGCGCACTCCTGGTGCCCATTCAGATCCTGTTGGAGACGCAGACGGGAGACTCCAGCGGGATGCCATGAAGCCCCGGACGCAGGGAGGGcggctggaaaagaaaagaaaaggggattcaTCGCCCGCTTTCCCTGCTGCAGTTCTGCCTCCGTGCAGCAGGCGAACGAGGAACCTCAACTTTCACATCAGGAGAGGAGAAGTCCCAGAAGGAAGGGGATCTTTCAGAtgccctggaggaggagaaggtcagACAGAACCACAAGGCAGACCCCAACAGGGACTGTGTATGTAACAGAAGAGCAAACTCCCTCTGTCATCTGCTGCTAG